The DNA segment CCCACAAGCATTTCGGGCAATGGTTGGTATAGCCATCCCCTATCACTTTCTCCCCACAGTTTTCGCAGACAAAATCCTCCTTCCTTTTTGTAAATCTTTTTTGCATGCAATAGATTTTTAAACCGTGGAACGACTTTAACAAAGGTTGTAACAAAGGTTCAACCTTTGTCAATTAGGGGTGAACCCTACCTTATTGGATTGTAATTGTTTCTACATTTTTCCTTAAAAACCCTTCGTTTACTAGAGCCTCAAGATTTTTTTCTATCATTCTCACATCGAACGGTAATTCATTAAGTTCATTTAGCGTTGTTTTTCTCTTGTCGGCAACAAATTTGAGGATTCCACCACGGACTTCCCTGTTTGAACCTTTAAACTTCGACTGAATTGCGTAATGCGCGCTCATGCGGTTTGGATTGGGCACTTCAGTTTTTAACATTGCTCCATAATCCATAAGAGCGTAATACCATTCTCGGAAATTTTTCGCCGGCAATGTTTTCTCCACCAAAAACAAAATGTCTTCGTCACGAATTTTCTTTTTATCCTTGAAAAAGTGATGAATAAAAACACGTCGGATATTTGTCTCAATAAAAACAGTAGGGTGATTCCACGCAAATGCCATAATCGAAGACGCGGTTGCCTCCCCTATCCCCGGCAATTCGTCAAGTTCTTCCACGCTCTCTGGCAATGCACCTTTGTATTTTTCCTCCACAATTTCTGCAATTTTCTTAAGCGCAATGGCTCGCCGATTGTAGCCTAACCCCTGCCACAGTACAAGCACATCACGAAGAGATGCTCGAGCGAGCGTCCGAAAATTAGGAAAAATTCTCACAAACGCTTCATACTTCGCCACTACCCTCCCCACTTGGGTCTGCTGAAGCATGATTTCCGACACCAAAATTCTGTACGGATCGAGTTCTCCCTTGGCACGCCGTAGCGAAAGCGTAGGCGGCCTCCACGGGAATTGACGTTTGTTCTTAGCATAAAAATCCCATATAGTTTTCTGGAATTTATTTTTTATTAATGCCCTCATGCTAAATCGAAAAAGATAAGTTGTCGGGGCGCCGAGATTTTCTCCTTACAGGAGCAGTGCCCCTTTCCCATTTTCTCACTTTAAGAAAAGTTCGAAAATATGGGAGAAGGGCTTCAAATCTCGGACGTGAGGCAAGTAGTTGCCTCACTCGCCCCGACAATCATCACTTCGTTCTTCTTGTCGGGGCGCCGAGAACCTCACGTCGTCGAAGACTCCTCCTTAGAAACCCACGGTTTCTAATTCCTCGCAGACTCGGTTTTCCTCCACGGGAAACTCCCGTTTCCCGACCCCTTCCCGAGTTCAAATCTCGGCGCAAAATTTATTTTATAAATTTTTCTTATCGGGGCGCCGAGATTTGAACTCGGACTACATGATCCCAAATCATGGATGCTACCGTTACACCACGCCCCGTTGTTTTTACAACTTTTCAATCTTAGCACAGAAAATGAAAAATGCTATTTTTCTATTTCCTGAATCCTGAATCTTGCCTAAAGCCTGTCGGCTCGGCCGAATAAGGAATCCAAATTCTGATGTCCTTTATAAATGTCCTTTAGATTTTTTGTTACAAAATAATGTCCTTTATAATTTTTACGCCAGCTTTCTGGTCAGTGTCCGATAGATAAACGCAGACAAGATCAAATGTCCACTCCTCATTCTCCCGATGTTTATCAATCAAATACGTCTGAAACACCCTAGAGAGACGCTTTTGCTTCTGATAATGCACGTTATCCTCTGGACGATAGCTAGATGTTACATGTGTAACATCGTCCAAGCTTTCACGTGAAACTGCCTTTACCTCAATGAAATGAAGCTCGTTATCGAATTCAGTGACAATATCAATTTCTCCCCATTTTCTCCAGTAGTTCCTCTCAATTATCTTATAGCCATGTTTCATGAGAAACACACATGCAATATCCTCGCCCTGTGTCCCAACTTTCTTGTTATGACCATCGTGAAGTTTCATGTGAAAGCTTTTTCCTCAATCAGTTTTCTCACATAAGAATCGAGGTCATCCAGTTTCTTCATTTCATCAAGCGTAGCC comes from the Candidatus Taylorbacteria bacterium genome and includes:
- a CDS encoding A/G-specific adenine glycosylase; its protein translation is MRALIKNKFQKTIWDFYAKNKRQFPWRPPTLSLRRAKGELDPYRILVSEIMLQQTQVGRVVAKYEAFVRIFPNFRTLARASLRDVLVLWQGLGYNRRAIALKKIAEIVEEKYKGALPESVEELDELPGIGEATASSIMAFAWNHPTVFIETNIRRVFIHHFFKDKKKIRDEDILFLVEKTLPAKNFREWYYALMDYGAMLKTEVPNPNRMSAHYAIQSKFKGSNREVRGGILKFVADKRKTTLNELNELPFDVRMIEKNLEALVNEGFLRKNVETITIQ
- a CDS encoding YraN family protein, which codes for MKLHDGHNKKVGTQGEDIACVFLMKHGYKIIERNYWRKWGEIDIVTEFDNELHFIEVKAVSRESLDDVTHVTSSYRPEDNVHYQKQKRLSRVFQTYLIDKHRENEEWTFDLVCVYLSDTDQKAGVKIIKDIIL